Proteins co-encoded in one Lynx canadensis isolate LIC74 chromosome C1, mLynCan4.pri.v2, whole genome shotgun sequence genomic window:
- the FNDC5 gene encoding fibronectin type III domain-containing protein 5 produces the protein MRPGPPRAALRLWLGCVCLALVQAEDLTHPGPGPHSRGCSGSGASPPPDSPSAPVNVTVRHLKANSAVVSWDVLEDEVVIGFAISQQKKDVRMLRFIQEVNTTTRSCALWDLEEDTEYIVHVQAISIQGQSPASEPVLFKTPREAEKMAAKNKDEVTMKEMGRSQQLRTGEVLIIVVVLFMWAGVIALFCRQYDIIKDNEPNNNKEKTKSASETSTPEHQGGGLLRSKFPNKPSVNIIEA, from the exons ATGCGCCCCGGGCCGCCCCGCGCCGCGCTCCGCCTGTGGCTGGGCTGCGTCTGCCTCGCGCTGGTGCAGGCGG AAGACTTGACCCACCC TGGGCCTGGGCCCCACAGCAGGGGGTGCTCAGGCTCaggtgcctccccacccccagacagcCCCTCGGCCCCAGTGAATGTCACTGTCAGGCACCTCAAGGCCAACTCTGCAGTGGTGAGCTGGGACGTCCTGGAGGATGAGGTTGTCATCGGATTTGCCATCTCTCAGCAG AAGAAGGACGTGCGGATGCTGCGCTTCATCCAGGAGGTGAACACCACCACCCGCTCGTGCGCCCTCTGGGACCTGGAAGAGGACACCGAGTACATTGTGCACGTGCAGGCCATCTCCATTCAGGGCCAGAGCCCAGCCAGCGAGCCAGTGCTCTTCAAGACCCCTCGTGAGGCTGAGAAGATGGCGGCCAAGAACAAAG aTGAGGTAACCATgaaggagatggggaggagcCAACAGCTGCGAACCGGCGAGGTGCTGATCATCGTGGTGGTCCTGTTCATGTGGGCCG GCGTCATTGCCCTCTTCTGCCGCCAGTATGACATTATCAAGGACAACGAACCCAATAACAACAAGGAGAAGACCAAGAGTGCGTCGGAAACCAGCACACCAGAGCACCAGGGCGGAGGTCTTCTCCGCAGCAAG tttcCAAACAAGCCCTCGGTGAACATCATCGAAGCATGA